Sequence from the Piscinibacter sp. HJYY11 genome:
TTGCTCCTGTGTGCCGGGGTCGATGGACACCCATTCTCGAAACCGGCCGGGCATGACCACAACCGGGCAAAGTCTTTCGCGGCTGTAGGTTCCGTCCTACAGCGGCAACCACTGGTTACGCCTCGACGAGGCTGCTGAAGCCGCCCCAGATCATGCGTTCGCTGTCGAAGGGCATGCTCTTCGGGTCGAGGTTGGCAATGCGCGGGTCGGCCATCACCTTGGCGTTGACCTCGTCGCGCTGCTCGCGGGAGTTGTAGACGATCCAGGAAAAGATGACGACTTCGTCGTCCTTCAGCTGCACCGCCTGCGGGAAGGAGGTGAGCCGGCCGGCCTGCACGTCGTCGGCCAGGCCTTCGAAGTAGGCGACCGCGCCGTGCTCCTTCCAGACGACGGCCGCGTCTTGTGCAAGCTGGCGGTAGGCCTCGATCTTGTCCTTCGGGACGGCCAAGAGGAAGCCATCGACGTAGTGCGGCATCGGGTCGCTCCTTGCATCGGAAGACGGGACGCCTGCAGCGTAGCGTGCCCTGCGCCGCTGTGGAAGGCCAGGGCTTTTATGTCTTG
This genomic interval carries:
- a CDS encoding DUF1428 domain-containing protein; translation: MPHYVDGFLLAVPKDKIEAYRQLAQDAAVVWKEHGAVAYFEGLADDVQAGRLTSFPQAVQLKDDEVVIFSWIVYNSREQRDEVNAKVMADPRIANLDPKSMPFDSERMIWGGFSSLVEA